GTACATAATatgttgaatttttaaattgttcTAAGTTTTAACAAAAATCAGTTGTACCACAATCACCGTTCTGCTTTTCATTTATGCCAACTTCCAGCCCCCATAACCCCACACCTCTTTCACTGCATCATTGCTGCTATCTCATTACCGCTATTCATAAGCCAAGGCTACATTCAAATGACCCTTTTTCTTCTTACAAGAATAGAGTAGAGGATAAGTCATGGGTTCAAGATCCACTAATAGTGTGTGACTTACCAATCAAAGGACAAATACCTTTGTtgtcttcatttatttttctttcttctctaggattttattaacaaaattcCGTGGACGTCTGATTCgcattaaaaagggaaaaaagaggaGGGGGGAGATGTAAGCTTGTAGCCATTTATGCTTCTCATTTTCAAGGTCTGGGATTCAATCTGTGTTGGCTGCAGGATTAGTGGGATTATCTTGTATAGTtgtaaaaagaaagtaaaaagaatGTGGTTTTGACTAAATGCAATCAGGTACTATTTTGAAGTCTGTACATTCTCAATATCATTGCCTTTGCTGCACCACCCTGTACTGCAACAAAAACATAATCGGCCATTACAGATCCCTCTTTCACCTCCACCACAATTTCTTTATTCTCTTGGATTGTCAACACAATTGTCATGCACTGGGTATGACCTTTGATAGAAACTTGAATACATGCCTATTCATCCCATGGTGTCGTTCTATTGGAAGGATCATATTTAAGTCACATGGTGTTCTCTTGGGAGGATCTTATTGTAATCACATCATTACTATGTTTACCCTGAACAATAATGATTGAATTCTTAATCTCGTTAAATAGCTTTCACCTTTTTCTGTTTCATGTTTTTAGTGTTGACTGATGATCAAGTAGTCTCATAACTTGATTATGCTTGAGTGCAGATACTTGATTCTACCGAGCAAGCTATTGAGCATAGCTTGGCAAGCACTGGGCGTGCCAATGTGCGAGCCATGAAGATATACTCTGAGAGCTCTAAGACTACGTGTTTCACATGGCTTGCGATCTTTGCAATGACATGTATTTTCATCATGGTAGTGCTTCTAGTTCGTGTAACCTGAAGAGCTTCctgttttattcatttttcttcaGGATGTTTGTTCTTTCATCTTTGAGATGATATTCCTAACACCACTGTGCCTAATACTGTTCATAACTGTATGCCAAGCATTGTGCAGTTTAAAGTAGCTAATTTTACATTTTCTCTTCACAACCCCACATATAGATGGACATTTTgttacacaaaaaattaataaataaagaggATATACAACAGAGGTCAAGGCATGCTTTTGGCTGTATATGGACATTTTATCTCTGGATATCAGTATATAaagtttatttataattttttacagATAAAAAAAAGTTCCATGTATAAATCTAAGTTGTGGTTTAAATTTATGGTAAGTTCCTGAAAGAGGTCGTCTGAGCAACAATAGGTAAATATAACATATGACAAATATAGCATATGGCAACAATGGAACACCCAAAATTGAATGcgcattttgaaaattgtttttcgATACCCACATTAACATATGACAAAAGGCAAATATATCAAGTTCAGCATTACAAAATTGTTGGTTGTACCCGGCAGTGATGAATTGGCATCTTAGTGGCTAAAGAGGCAATATCAAcaacatcatttaaaattgGTTTGGGAACAGCAATGAAACAGAAAGTCATTTCTTGTTGTCGGAGGAATTGGAGGTCTGTCAGCAATGCTTGCTCTATCCAGTGGGGAATTTTCTTCTTGCTGCCAGTGAGTACAATGATGTGTTGACAGCCTAAATTCTTATCTTGTAAGCCTGCCTCCAATGCTTCCTGAATTGCCATGTTAGTAGTTGAGGCTCCAGTACTACTGTATCCTACAAACATTCTGGTTCCTTCATTGTTCTTAGCTTCATAAGCATGCCCGCTTcttctaaatttcttatttctCTTCCCATCAATCTTGATTATAGCTGCCAGCTCCCGATAACTCCACCCCATCCCATCTTGGTTTTGGCACTCTTGCTGAGAGGGTTGATTTAAGCTTAAGCTTTAGCTTCTTGGTGCCCGCATGACAGCATGAGAGTTTGGTATGTGAGTAAAACATCAGTTGGATTGGGACACTTCCCTTACGGCCTGGTTTTTGTGATTCCAGATTGTCCAGAGGGTGGTGAAAATGGTTTGCAAGTAAATTATATTGTCTTGTTCCAACTTCTTATTATCTAAGATACAACTAGCCTGCCGTTAATTAACCTCAATCTGGTTGAGTTTCTTCCGTAGTTCTGATaggaagaacaaaaccatgccACACTGCTCTAACAAGGGGGCAATAGAGAAACAGATGTGAGGTAGTTTCGCTATCTTCACTGCACAAAGGGTAAGATTCGAATTCCGGGGTGACAATCATGGAGAAGTTTCCACACTAAGGTCAGAATTTTCATTGGGAGTTTTACTTATGAATTGTATTAGCGGTTTTAAAATCAATTAGGTTGTGGTTGGTTACGAGAGATTAAGCATAGAGCAGCACAATAAATGGTCTATAAATTTTGGGAATTTCTATATCTATATTGATATATAATATGAGCTAAGACCTTTTAATTAGTTAGcacttcttgatttttttaacatagaCATTTAGAGTTCAAACCTCTTAATccccaattattgaattatcaaaaaaatatcgATATATAATATGTTATAATGGGTACAATTTACTTTGAAGAATAGAAATGTCTTTGACCAGCTGGACaaatcatggtttttttttttttttttttttttttttttaatttatagatatGAAGAATTCAAAATGATATGAAGGATTCAAAATGCTTCGCATAGGACAAAGGGCTTACCTTGAGCCTTGTAGTTGAGTTGGCTTTATTTCCTAGTTGGGAAATTATTAAGGTGAAAGTAACACTTGGTTTTAGCTGCAAAGAGAAagtactttttgaaaaaaaagataaatgatAGTTGGAAGCATTTAATGTAATGGATGACAGCTTgaattatgagaaaaaataaaacatgaataGTTATGCATGAGTACTTGAGCCAATCCCTTGGTTAATGTGCTCCAAGCTAATACATTGACTAAGAGGATGGATATTAgcaaattatcaaaaatcacTCTCTTACTTGCTAGACCACTACTTCCCTGGTTGAAGACTTAGAATTGGCCATGGACTTAACCCATGGGTAAGAAAAATTGAGTGTCAACTCAATGGGTCTGATGCCATTATTTGAAGATGGCTTATGTTGTTTGTGGTTGAATACGGGTATTGGGCTTCAAGCCTTGACGAAGTATACATCATTACAACATATTCATTTTGTGGAGATGTGGATGAAGGTCCAAGGTTGTGCAGATACCATACGTAAGGCTTGGGAAAAGGACTGAACAAGGAACACCGATTTTAAActtgtttgaaaagaaaaaaagtgtacAATAAAGATTTGCAACGATAGATGAAACAGATCAGAGTTTGGAAGTGTGAAGAGTAACCTACGGATAAATCTCTAGAGTGCTAATGGTTTTAAGCAAATAAAAATCTTGTTTCAATTTGAGCATTCCCTTTGTGCTTCATAAACACACTATGATTTTTATTCGTTTTAATTCCGCTACAGAGAGAAAGCAATAATAATTTCATGAAATTATTTCTACATATATACCAATAtgttacataaatatataacataCTATTATGTCCATTAGTAATCGTGGCCTGACTATAGTCTAATCGGCCCTATTTAATGAGATATACTCTCatgtaaccttttttttttttttttaagaagatacTCCCATGTAACTTAGTTATAGGGAATGAGTTACAAAAGTTACATATGGAATGAGTTACAAATGTATATAACCTCTCTCATTTGTGTAATtcgtgaaaaaaaaataaaaaaaaaaaataaaaaaattctctctctaccATACTCTCAAACCTTTTGGGTTCTATTCTATGGTTCTTAGGTTGGATATATATTGTGTGACTTGCCCTAGCGTAGCAAGCACTACCATGGACAATAAACATAACGGAGACACATGGTTTACAACCTGGAAAAAATGAATACAAGATCTACTCAATTTCTTACAATGTAAATAAATGCGAGGAAAATGTATAAATATTGGTAAATCAAATGTAAACATACATGGGACAATACAAAGAGGGGGAAAACTAGTGCaagtaaaatttcatatattgttaaaatttacTCCTTGCCACGACTTCTTACAAAGAAGACAGACAGGAATCTaaactcaaaatcaaaatctcatTTAAgtaaacaagaagagagagagaaaaaaaatgaaaatcaccAGGAGTTGTTCAATGGCTTCTCCAACAAAGCCGAAAGGTACATCTCACGGCGCTCTGGACCACGATCGAGCTTCTTCCCTACCACCCACTTCAACTTTTTGAACCCAATGCTCTCTATGAGCGGCTTGTAAACTTGCTCGAACTGCTCTTCCACACAGAAGAAATGGTCAAGCCAAAACAACCCCCCAGGCCTAAGCACCCTATAGATATCAAACATCAAGAAGTGCATCAACGTTGTTGGGATCCAGTTACTCAATACATGCATGGAGTGAACGATGTCCAACGTGTTGTCGAAAAAAGGAAGCCTCTGAGAGATGCTAATGTAGAGAGGCACAACCCCTCTTGAGGCAATGAAATTGTTGAATGGACCATTCAAGTTCATAGAGGTTGTAACAATGGTTATGTTCCTTTTCATCATTCTTATAGCAAAAGTAGCTACACCACCACCAATGTCAAGCCCGATACGTATGGTTCCAGGCTTCTTTGTTGCCAAGACTTCGTCAATACTGAAGTCTACACCACCACCTTTTGATGAGGTCCAACGAGATTTCTCAGCTCCTTGAAGATCAAAACAGTCTTTACAATCACTGAAACCCTTTTCCCTATACTTTCTGTTGACGAGACAATCATAGTTTTTGCAAGTGTAAGCTGTCCATACAATGGAGTTGTCTGAGGGCGTTGTCCATAAGCTAGTTGGAAGAGGGTATGGTTCAACATATTTAGAAGGGGCAGCAGGGCGGCAACGGCGTCGAGGGAGTGGCTCACAGCCTTTGAGGAGGAGCTTTTGGGCTAAGAGCTCATCATCTGGGCATGAACCATTGACTTTGTAAGACATGAAGGTGTTGAGTTCTTTGGGGAATTGGGTGCATGCTTTTCCAACTGGGGGGTATATGGTGTCGGAATCAAAGTTGATATTGACCCCAAATGGGAGTAATTGCCCGGATGTAAAAGCAAGGAATT
This DNA window, taken from Quercus robur chromosome 2, dhQueRobu3.1, whole genome shotgun sequence, encodes the following:
- the LOC126714115 gene encoding probable methyltransferase At1g29790 isoform X2, yielding MDSPHKTKSLSTNLFFLFILLSTNLLTLFLSSTFNASSCSFNPTIPTTTTTKDNQYPSPKSPDVSTEATNNLDLSPEFLAFTSGQLLPFGVNINFDSDTIYPPVGKACTQFPKELNTFMSYKVNGSCPDDELLAQKLLLKGCEPLPRRRCRPAAPSKYVEPYPLPTSLWTTPSDNSIVWTAYTCKNYDCLVNRKYREKGFSDCKDCFDLQGAEKSRWTSSKGGGVDFSIDEVLATKKPGTIRIGLDIGGGVATFAIRMMKRNITIVTTSMNLNGPFNNFIASRGVVPLYISISQRLPFFDNTLDIVHSMHVLSNWIPTTLMHFLMFDIYRVLRPGGLFWLDHFFCVEEQFEQVYKPLIESIGFKKLKWVVGKKLDRGPERREMYLSALLEKPLNNSC
- the LOC126714115 gene encoding probable methyltransferase At1g29790 isoform X1, which translates into the protein MDSPHKTKSLSTNLFFLFILLSTNLLTLFLSSTFNASSCSFNPTIPTTTTTKDNQYPSPKSPDVSTEATNNLDLSPEFLAFTSGQLLPFGVNINFDSDTIYPPVGKACTQFPKELNTFMSYKVNGSCPDDELLAQKLLLKGCEPLPRRRCRPAAPSKYVEPYPLPTSLWTTPSDNSIVWTAYTCKNYDCLVNRKYREKGFSDCKDCFDLQGAEKSRWTSSKGGGVDFSIDEVLATKKPGTIRIGLDIGGGVATFAIRMMKRNITIVTTSMNLNGPFNNFIASRGVVPLYISISQRLPFFDNTLDIVHSMHVLSNWIPTTLMHFLMFDIYRVLRPGGLFWLDHFFCVEEQFEQVYKPLIESIGFKKLKWVVGKKLDRGPERREMYLSALLEKPLNNSW